The Niveispirillum cyanobacteriorum genome segment GCTGGATGTCACTATCACCTTCCGCAAGCCGCCGGCCAGCATCGAACCCGTGGCGGGTGCGGTGGCGGCGGGCGGGGAGCAGATCCTGTTCGATGGGCCGGTGCGGGAAATCGCGCGGCGCTTTCCCCGCAATGTCAACGCCATGGTCACCTGTGCCCTGGCCACCGTCGGCCTTGACCGTTGCCGTGGGCGCATGATCTCCGACCCAGCAGCAACACAGCTGATGCTGCAACTGGAAGCCATCGGCACTGACGGCTCTCGCCTTTTCATCGAACGGCAGCAACCGGCGGCGGGCGTGTCGGGCAGTGAGATGTTTGCCTCCCTCTGCCGTTCCGTGGAACTGGCCCTGCGCCCGAAACAGGCGATGGAGTTCGTGTGATGATCCCGTTCGGCTTCTTCACGGGCTTTGCCTTTCCGGCCACGGTCTTCATCATCATGGTGGGGATGGGCCTTGCCCTGACGGGGGCGGATTTCCGCCTGCTGGGCCGCGCGCCGAGGGCCGTTCTGGTGGGCCTGTCGGCGCAGCTGATCCTGTTGCCACTGCTGGCCCTGGCGCTGGCCACCCTGCTGCCCGTCGATCCGTTGGTGAAGGCGGGGCTGGTGCTGATGGCGGCGGCACCCGGCGGGGTGACGTCCAATGCCATCACCCTGGCGGCGCGGGCCGACGTGGCATTGGCCGTGGCCCTGACGGCCCTGTCCAGCCTGTTGGTCTGTATCACCTTGCCCTTCTGGTCGGGGCTGGCGCTGGATCTGTTTCTGGCACGCGACGGGCAGATGCGCCTGTCGCCGCTGGAGGCGGGGCTGTCTCTGGCGCTGGCGACGGTCCTACCGGTGATGATCGGCATGGCGGTACGGCGCTTCCGGCCCGCCTTCGCCCTGGCCGTGCTGGCCCGGTTCCGGATGGTGGCCGTAGGCCTGATCCTGTTCATGTGCCTGACAACGACATTCTACAACCTGCATCACTTCACCGACCTGACCGTGGTGATGGAGAATGTGGGGGCGGCGGCGGCCCTGATGCTGACCGCCATGGTGGGGGCGGCACTCTATGCCCGGTTCTGGCGGTTGGGGATTCAACAGCGGCTGACCATCACGATCGAGGTCGGCGTGCACAACATTGCGGTGGCCCTTCTGGCTGCCTTCACCCTTTTGGGAGACCCCACAGTGGCGCGGCTGCCGCTGGCCTATGGTCTCCTGATGATCATCATGCCCTGGTTCTTCGTGGTGGCGGCGCGCCGCCGGATGAAGACCGACAAGGAGAGTGCATCATGAAATCCGCCTTCCGCCTTTCCACCCTGTGCGCGGCCCTGGCCCTGCTGTCCGGCGCGGCGTTGGCCAGCGACGAACCGGCCAAGATTGATATCCGCGATCCCATTATTCAGCGCTGGTACGACATCACGCCTGACAAGATGCCCCCCATGCCGGCCCCCGGCACCTGGGGCATGGACAAGGCAACGGGCAAGTTCGTGCATCCCAAAGCGACGGAGGCCGTGCATGGCGCGCCCAGCTTTGACGGGCAACTGACATACTGGGACCAGAAGGATTACGCGCTGAACATGAAGGTGGAGGCGTTCTACCCGCTCTCCGCCTCGCCCTATCATGAGTGGCAGAATATCGTCGATTTCGGCGACCGCCGGATCATGTATGTCTATAACCGTCGGCATCTGAAGGTGTTCGACATCACCGATCCCCGGGATGCCAAGCTGCTGGCGACCAAGGGTTCCGACTGGGGCAAGGACGGGCCGACACCGGAACAGAACCCGTTCCCCGCCGGCGACGGCATCGGCGCTGCTTCCATTCAATGGAACGCGGCCCTTGGCAAATATGTCATGGTGCAGTCCTTCGAGGTGTCGCGCATCGGCATCCTGGAGGATAAGCGCAGCCAGCCCGACAAGGTGGATGCCATCCGCCATGCCAATCACCTGAAGGGGTTCAAGGTCTATGCCATGAACGGCCCGCTGCCCGATCAGTGGGAACTGATCGCCACCCGCACCACCGACGCCGCCCACCCCGCCGCCCCCATCGGGCAGCAGCAGGGATCGGGATCGCTGGATGTGCCGGCCTGGTATGGCGGCAAATACATGTTCCTAGCGACCGCCCCCGACGACACCTATGCGCTCGCCGAATATAAGGATTATCTCTACAGCCCCGGTTATCAGGCCTGGGACATGTCGAACCCGGCAAATCCGAAATGGCTGTCCAACTTCGCGGCCCCCGGTCAGATCATCGGCGATGCCGCGCATGAGGCCGCCTATTTGAAGAATCCGCGCGCCGGTAACCGCACCTCCTGGATGGGGGCCCGCATGCCGCTGTTCATTCCAAAGCCCGTAGAAAAGGGGGGCAAGGTCGCCTTCGCCGCCATGGCAGGTCTGGGCCTCTATACGCTGGATATCTCCGACCCGGCCAATATGAAGATCATCGGCCATCTGGAGTTGCCGCCCAGCTTTGCGGGGACGGAGGCCGACAATGTCAATCTCAGCCAGTATGAGAAGACGGGCGTCATCTTCCTCAACGGCTATCCCATGAATGACGAGTGTTTTGAGCCGTACAAGGACATCTACGCCATCGATGTCCGCGACCTGAAACACCCGAAGATCATTTCCACATTCCCACGCCCGACCCCGCCCAAGGAGGCTGCCTTCACCGATTTCTGTCAGCGTCGCGGCA includes the following:
- a CDS encoding bile acid:sodium symporter family protein — translated: MIPFGFFTGFAFPATVFIIMVGMGLALTGADFRLLGRAPRAVLVGLSAQLILLPLLALALATLLPVDPLVKAGLVLMAAAPGGVTSNAITLAARADVALAVALTALSSLLVCITLPFWSGLALDLFLARDGQMRLSPLEAGLSLALATVLPVMIGMAVRRFRPAFALAVLARFRMVAVGLILFMCLTTTFYNLHHFTDLTVVMENVGAAAALMLTAMVGAALYARFWRLGIQQRLTITIEVGVHNIAVALLAAFTLLGDPTVARLPLAYGLLMIIMPWFFVVAARRRMKTDKESAS